The genomic stretch GCCATCGCCGTCAAGGAGTTCCGCGGCGCCTTCGCCTCGCCGATCGCCTACGCCTGGCTCGTCGTCTTCCTCGGCTTCACGAGCTGGTTCTTCTTCCGCGGCTTCTTCGTGCTCGGCCTGGCGACGATGCGCGGCTTCTTCAGCCTGCTGCCGTGGACGCTCGTCTTCCTCCTGCCGGCGCTGACGATGCGCCTCTGGTCGGAGGAGCGCAAGCTCGGGACGCTCGAGGTGCTGCTGACCTGGCCGGTGCGCGAGAGCGAGGCCGTGGCCGGCAAGTTCCTCGGCGGGCTGGGGCTCCTCGCCGTGAGCCTGGCCGGGACGCTGCCGCTGGCGGCGACGGTGTTCGCGCTCGGCGACCCCGACCCGGGGCCCGTGCTCGCCGGGTACTGCGGGCTGCTGCTGTTCGGCGCCGCCGGGCTGGCGATCGGCAGCTACGCCTCGGCGCTGACGGAGAACCAGATCGTGGCGTACATCGGCGGGGTGGCGCTGACGTTCGCGCTCTTCGTCGCCGGCGAGGACTTCGTGCTCGTCGCCGCGCCGGGCTTCCTCGCCCCGCTGCTCTCGTCGGTGGGCCTCGGCGCCCGCTTCTGGAGCATCGGGCGCGGGGTGATCGACAGCCGCGACGTGCTGTACTTCGTCGCGGTCACGCTCTTCTTCCTCTACCTGACCGTGCGGCGGCTCCAGGAGAGCCGCGCCTAGGACGGGCGGGGGGCGACAGACGATGGCGACGCACCGGCGGCTGCTGCGGCTCAACCGGATGGCGCAGACCGCGCTGCTCGCGGGCGTGCTCGTGGCGGCCAACGTCGTCGCGCAGCGCTGGTTCGCGCGCTGGGACCTGACGCAGCGGCGCGAGTACACGCTGGCGCCCGCGACGAAGAAGCTGCTCGCGGCGCTCGACGACCGGGTCGTCGTCAACGCCTACTTCAGCCGGCAGCTCCCGCCGTATCTCGTGCACCTGCGCCGCCAGGTGCAGGACGTGCTCGAGGAGTACCGGGCGTTCTCGCACGGCAACCTCGACCTGGAGTTCGTCGACCCGGGCCCGGACGCCGGCGCCGAGCAGCGCATGCGGGCGCTCGGGATCCCGAAGCTGCAACTCGAGGTCCTCGAGCGCGACCAGTTCCAGCTCTCGAACGTCTACCTCGGGCTCGTCGTGCTGCACGGCGGGCGCCAGGAGGTGCTGCCGGTCATCCAGGACACCGGCAACCTCGAGTACGAGCTGACTGCGGCGCTGCTGCGCCTGACGAGCCCGCAGAAGAAGGCCGTCGGCTGGATCGGGGCCCCGGAGGCGGACCCGCGCGAGCGGCAGGCGGACCCGTTGCGGCGCGAGCTGGGGCGGCTCTACGACCTGCGGGATCTGCAGGCCGAGGGGCTCACCGCGGTGCCGGAGGGCGTCGCGACCCTCGTGGTCGCCGGTCCGCGCGACCTGGACGAGAAGGCGCGCTTCGCCATCGACCAGTTCGTGATGCGCGGCGGCCGCGCGGTCTTCCTCGTCGATCACTTCGAGATCCCCGAGGGGTCGCTCGAGGCGATCCCCCTGGAGGCGGGCGTCCACGAACTGCTCGAGCGCTACGGGGTGAAGGTGGCGCGCGACGTCATCGGCGAGCCGCGCCTGAACGCGCCCGCCGCGTTCTCCTCGGGCTTCATGCAGTTCCGCATCGCCTACCCCTGGTGGGTCCGCGTCCCGGCGGCGGCGCTGGATCGCGAGCAGCCGATCACCTCGCGCCTCGAGGGCCTCGTCCTGCCGTGGGCGAGCGGCGTCGAGCCGCTGGCGGCGCTCCCCGCCGGCGTCAAGGCGACGGTGCTGGCGAAGGCTTCGCCGGACGCCTTCGCGGTCACGGGCAGTTACGACTTCTCGCCGCAGCCGCGGGGGCGCGAGGGCGGGGGGCAGAAGGCACCCGCTGGCGGCCGCCCCCTGGCCGTGCTGCTGACGGGGAAGTTCCCGAGTTTCTGGAGGGGCAAGGCGGCGCCCGCCGGCGCGCCGGCCGGCCAGGTGCGCGGCGAGAGCGCCGAGACGTCGGTCCTGGTGGTCGGCACGTCGCGGCTGGCCCAGGCCGAGTTCCTGCGCCAGTTCCCCGAGGATGGCGCCTTCATCCTCAACGCGATCGACTGGATGACCCTGGGGCCGGACTTGATCGGCATCCGCTCGCGCGTTTCCGAGGAGCGCGTGCTCGCGCCGGTGTCGGAGCGCGCGAAGTCGGCGATCAAGCTCTTCAACGTGATCGCGATCCCGCTGCTCGTGGCGCTGGTCGGCATCGTGCGCCTCAACGCCCGCCGGCGGCAGAGGGGCGAGGCGTGAGATCGCGCGCGACGCTCGTCCTCGCCGCGCTCCTCGTCGTGCTGGGCGCCGCGGCCGCGCTCGTGGCGGGCCCGTGCAGCGCGGACCGGCCGCGCGAGCATGGGCGGGCGCTGCCCGGGCTCGCGCCGGCGGACGTGCAGACCATCCGCATCGCGCGGTCCGGCGCCGAGGTGCTGCTGGCGCGCGCGGGCTCCGGGTGGAAGCTCGGCGCGGCGAAGGAGGCGGCTGACGCCGCGGCGGTCGACGCGTTGCTCGCGGACCTGGCGGCGCTCGAGGTGAGCGCCGTGGTCTCGAAGAACGCCGCGAAGCAGGAGGCCTACGAGACGGACGCGGCGAAGGGGATCGTCGTCCGGCTCGAGGGCGCGGGCGGCAAGCTCGTTGCGGGCTTCACGGTCGGCAAGCGGGGACCCGATTTCGCGAGTGCGTACCTCAAGCGCGACGGCGCGAAGGAGGTCCTGCTCGTCTCGCGCGACGTGCGGACGCCGCTGGCGAAGTCCGCGGAGAACTGGAAGGAACCGCCGAAGCCTCCTGCCGCGACGCCTCCCTCTGGTCAGCCGAAGAAGCCGTAGGTCGCGGGGCAGCCCCCGAAGACCTTGACAGGCGCCGGTTTGCCCCGGAGCATCAGCTCGAATGCGAAAGAGAAGGCTCGCAGTGTCCTTCGTGATCGCGGTCGCGCTGTGCGCGCTGACCTTTGCGGTGTTCTGGCCCGCTACCC from bacterium encodes the following:
- a CDS encoding DUF4340 domain-containing protein; this translates as MRSRATLVLAALLVVLGAAAALVAGPCSADRPREHGRALPGLAPADVQTIRIARSGAEVLLARAGSGWKLGAAKEAADAAAVDALLADLAALEVSAVVSKNAAKQEAYETDAAKGIVVRLEGAGGKLVAGFTVGKRGPDFASAYLKRDGAKEVLLVSRDVRTPLAKSAENWKEPPKPPAATPPSGQPKKP
- a CDS encoding GldG family protein — translated: MATHRRLLRLNRMAQTALLAGVLVAANVVAQRWFARWDLTQRREYTLAPATKKLLAALDDRVVVNAYFSRQLPPYLVHLRRQVQDVLEEYRAFSHGNLDLEFVDPGPDAGAEQRMRALGIPKLQLEVLERDQFQLSNVYLGLVVLHGGRQEVLPVIQDTGNLEYELTAALLRLTSPQKKAVGWIGAPEADPRERQADPLRRELGRLYDLRDLQAEGLTAVPEGVATLVVAGPRDLDEKARFAIDQFVMRGGRAVFLVDHFEIPEGSLEAIPLEAGVHELLERYGVKVARDVIGEPRLNAPAAFSSGFMQFRIAYPWWVRVPAAALDREQPITSRLEGLVLPWASGVEPLAALPAGVKATVLAKASPDAFAVTGSYDFSPQPRGREGGGQKAPAGGRPLAVLLTGKFPSFWRGKAAPAGAPAGQVRGESAETSVLVVGTSRLAQAEFLRQFPEDGAFILNAIDWMTLGPDLIGIRSRVSEERVLAPVSERAKSAIKLFNVIAIPLLVALVGIVRLNARRRQRGEA
- a CDS encoding ABC transporter permease subunit, which produces MRAAWAIAVKEFRGAFASPIAYAWLVVFLGFTSWFFFRGFFVLGLATMRGFFSLLPWTLVFLLPALTMRLWSEERKLGTLEVLLTWPVRESEAVAGKFLGGLGLLAVSLAGTLPLAATVFALGDPDPGPVLAGYCGLLLFGAAGLAIGSYASALTENQIVAYIGGVALTFALFVAGEDFVLVAAPGFLAPLLSSVGLGARFWSIGRGVIDSRDVLYFVAVTLFFLYLTVRRLQESRA